A DNA window from Bradyrhizobium sp. CCBAU 53421 contains the following coding sequences:
- a CDS encoding PaaI family thioesterase has protein sequence MTSDNSNVHGSACGEFSGWRTSVHTPYEIHSGPFWYRQEPGGSVRSAFRVEKKHCNDSGNVHGGCLMTFADFCLSVATLPVLEGQAPTTINFSGSFIDAAQEGDLIMGNCEITRAGRSLIFVQGRLTTNERILFTFSGTVKRGQKKSVAQSSS, from the coding sequence ATGACTTCTGATAATTCGAACGTCCACGGGAGCGCCTGTGGTGAGTTCTCGGGGTGGCGAACGTCTGTCCATACTCCCTATGAAATCCATAGCGGGCCATTTTGGTACCGGCAGGAGCCAGGCGGCAGCGTGCGCAGCGCATTCCGGGTTGAGAAAAAGCACTGCAATGACTCGGGAAACGTGCACGGCGGCTGCTTGATGACATTTGCCGACTTTTGCCTAAGCGTGGCCACCTTACCGGTGCTTGAAGGACAGGCGCCCACAACCATAAACTTCAGCGGCAGCTTTATTGATGCTGCGCAGGAGGGGGATCTAATCATGGGCAACTGCGAAATCACCCGAGCCGGCCGCTCGCTCATCTTCGTGCAAGGCCGGTTGACTACCAATGAGCGGATCTTGTTCACGTTCTCCGGTACGGTCAAGCGAGGGCAGAAGAAGTCCGTAGCACAGTCAAGCTCCTAA
- a CDS encoding enoyl-CoA hydratase/isomerase family protein, translating into MTYSTILYEADDRVARITFNRPKKMNALSLKLCGEVQDAMATAERDPEVRVIVITGAGGRAFSAGYDLDDPDNEVKFGEPRLLEHYDRRNSKDFQFNYSPFRCTKPVIAMIDGYCLAGGLEFATLCDLRYCSEDSRFQVSETRFASGVLTMAMPWVIGQRCRELIYTGDMFDAQEAYRLGLVNRVFPKDRLDEEVTRIAKRMSRIAMPTLVWSKRALNHSLQVAGFDSALRYGAEANLIMENSQSEFKRFGELIVSDGLEAALKWRNGIFEPFESKAAKLNSTAEKPSRAE; encoded by the coding sequence ATGACTTACAGCACCATTCTCTACGAAGCAGACGATCGCGTCGCGCGGATCACGTTCAATCGACCCAAGAAAATGAACGCGCTTTCTCTTAAACTCTGTGGCGAAGTCCAAGATGCGATGGCGACTGCCGAACGCGATCCGGAAGTTCGGGTGATCGTGATTACTGGTGCCGGGGGACGCGCATTTTCGGCCGGCTACGATCTCGACGATCCAGACAATGAAGTGAAGTTTGGGGAGCCGCGTTTGCTCGAACATTATGACAGGCGCAATAGTAAAGACTTCCAGTTCAACTATTCTCCGTTCAGATGCACCAAGCCCGTAATCGCGATGATCGACGGCTACTGCTTGGCCGGCGGCCTAGAGTTCGCAACTTTGTGTGACCTTCGCTATTGCTCTGAAGATTCACGCTTCCAGGTCAGTGAGACACGGTTTGCCTCTGGTGTCCTGACCATGGCAATGCCTTGGGTGATCGGTCAACGTTGTCGCGAGCTGATCTACACGGGGGACATGTTCGATGCTCAAGAGGCGTATCGGCTCGGTCTAGTGAACCGGGTCTTTCCGAAAGACCGCCTCGACGAAGAAGTTACTCGCATCGCGAAGCGCATGTCGCGGATCGCCATGCCGACTCTAGTTTGGAGCAAAAGAGCTCTCAACCATTCACTACAAGTGGCAGGTTTCGATTCTGCGCTGCGCTATGGTGCCGAAGCCAACTTGATAATGGAAAACTCGCAATCGGAGTTTAAGCGCTTCGGTGAGCTTATTGTGTCCGATGGCCTTGAGGCGGCTCTGAAGTGGCGCAATGGGATCTTTGAGCCGTTTGAATCGAAAGCGGCGAAGCTGAACAGCACAGCTGAAAAGCCTTCCAGGGCAGAGTAA
- a CDS encoding acetate--CoA ligase family protein, whose protein sequence is MNKPQMASDSDLSALFRPKSIGLVGASPNSKFGPQFLRLLEQLGYSGKVAVVNPRYEEVAGYSCHPSIKSMPFVPDAVFVLRDAASTVAAIEEAADVGVRAAVTVATGFAEAGAEGAAAQARLVNVARRSGMAVVGPNCSGLINWADRVHLNLGAFEPKKAGHVALIAQGGGPKNALVANRRGVRWSHVVSCGNEAVTGSADFLRYFVDDPQVRVICGFIETLRDPERFFFECDRARDAGKPVILLKSGRTDAAQKAAAAHTGALAAPFRLYSGLFKRHGVVQVDSYEELLASAIAMQGGRSPGEGRLGLASSSGAWLEMILDESSKCEALSYPDFELQTVKTLRSVLPDLAACGNPLDFWGLKNQKEDSAKIYDAIASDANVDIFVTPYDPNHVGTTGEEQEMWADCAVEVAGRTDKLVTLITPVDASALPEQIDRFLEKNVAVLGQQEAFRALDRAVTWRRPVPPIADQPPIDTLGMAARLHDFRGKPFAGRPALDFLAAAGIPVVESRFVTSVDAAVNAADELGYPVVVKIGDTDVLHRTELSGVITNLRDAQEVSAAAKKLLAAGSKLLIIQSYVRDGVEMILGLETDDVLGTFVLVGQGGIWTEIMDDAALRPAGLRVGEPEQMLSELRAEKLLRGVRGAAALDTQALFGAVRRLDAIARGLGDQISSIDINPLFVRKQGVVAVDALIVPASGANGSRRK, encoded by the coding sequence ATGAACAAACCGCAGATGGCCAGCGACAGCGACCTATCAGCTCTCTTCCGGCCGAAGTCTATAGGCTTGGTCGGCGCCAGCCCGAATTCAAAGTTTGGTCCTCAGTTCCTTAGGCTACTGGAGCAGCTTGGCTACTCAGGTAAGGTGGCCGTGGTGAATCCGCGGTACGAGGAGGTCGCGGGTTATTCGTGCCATCCGTCGATCAAGAGCATGCCGTTCGTGCCGGACGCTGTCTTTGTTCTGCGAGATGCGGCGTCGACGGTCGCTGCTATCGAAGAGGCGGCAGACGTCGGAGTGCGGGCGGCGGTAACGGTTGCTACGGGCTTCGCTGAAGCGGGGGCGGAAGGGGCCGCGGCGCAGGCGCGGCTTGTGAATGTAGCGCGAAGGTCAGGAATGGCGGTTGTCGGGCCGAACTGTAGCGGCCTGATCAATTGGGCTGATCGCGTGCACCTCAATTTGGGAGCGTTCGAGCCCAAGAAGGCGGGGCACGTGGCTCTTATTGCGCAAGGAGGTGGGCCAAAAAACGCCCTCGTCGCAAATAGGCGCGGCGTGCGTTGGAGTCATGTGGTGTCCTGTGGAAACGAGGCTGTTACGGGAAGTGCCGATTTCCTTCGGTACTTCGTTGACGATCCACAAGTGCGAGTTATTTGCGGGTTCATTGAGACGCTTCGCGATCCCGAGCGTTTTTTCTTCGAGTGCGACCGAGCGCGTGACGCCGGAAAGCCCGTAATCTTGCTGAAGTCGGGACGTACTGACGCTGCTCAAAAGGCGGCCGCGGCGCATACGGGTGCGCTTGCCGCACCGTTCCGACTCTACAGCGGGCTCTTTAAAAGGCACGGCGTGGTGCAGGTCGACTCTTATGAGGAGTTGCTCGCATCAGCCATTGCAATGCAGGGGGGGCGATCACCGGGGGAGGGGAGGCTTGGATTGGCCTCGTCGTCAGGTGCGTGGCTTGAAATGATCCTGGACGAATCGTCGAAGTGCGAAGCGCTCAGTTATCCTGACTTTGAGCTCCAGACGGTGAAGACGCTCCGTAGCGTGTTACCAGATCTCGCGGCTTGCGGGAACCCTCTAGACTTCTGGGGTCTGAAGAACCAGAAGGAAGATTCTGCCAAAATTTATGATGCAATCGCAAGCGACGCGAATGTCGACATCTTTGTAACTCCCTACGACCCGAATCACGTCGGCACGACAGGCGAGGAGCAGGAAATGTGGGCCGACTGCGCAGTGGAAGTCGCCGGGAGGACGGACAAGCTTGTCACTTTGATCACGCCGGTGGATGCTTCGGCGTTGCCCGAGCAAATCGACCGTTTCCTGGAAAAGAACGTCGCCGTCCTTGGTCAGCAGGAGGCTTTTCGCGCGCTCGACCGAGCCGTGACGTGGAGGCGACCTGTGCCGCCGATCGCGGACCAGCCGCCGATCGACACGCTCGGGATGGCCGCGCGGCTTCATGACTTCCGGGGAAAGCCTTTCGCGGGAAGGCCTGCATTGGATTTTCTGGCGGCCGCGGGCATTCCTGTCGTCGAGAGCCGTTTCGTGACGAGCGTCGATGCCGCAGTCAATGCGGCTGACGAGCTTGGGTACCCCGTTGTCGTGAAGATCGGAGACACCGACGTACTGCATCGAACCGAGCTGTCCGGTGTGATCACGAATTTGCGAGATGCGCAAGAAGTGTCCGCCGCAGCGAAAAAGCTACTAGCTGCAGGTTCAAAGTTGCTCATTATCCAGTCGTATGTGCGAGATGGGGTCGAGATGATCTTGGGTCTGGAGACCGATGACGTTCTGGGAACCTTCGTATTGGTCGGCCAGGGCGGCATCTGGACGGAGATCATGGACGATGCAGCTCTGCGCCCCGCAGGTCTTCGGGTAGGCGAACCGGAGCAGATGCTCTCGGAGCTGCGCGCGGAAAAGCTCTTGCGTGGGGTGCGCGGTGCGGCTGCCCTCGATACTCAAGCTCTGTTTGGAGCTGTGAGACGACTCGATGCGATCGCGCGGGGTCTTGGAGACCAAATCAGCTCAATTGACATCAATCCTCTCTTTGTGCGGAAGCAGGGTGTCGTCGCAGTTGATGCGCTTATCGTCCCCGCCTCCGGTGCGAACGGTTCGCGGAGGAAATGA
- a CDS encoding SDR family NAD(P)-dependent oxidoreductase codes for MEDIAGERVFHADLAAASGNRAMISHVPAAAGHLDMLVLNAGCQFFAPIDQFPDAEWERCEARCWTDHSW; via the coding sequence GTGGAGGATATTGCCGGCGAGCGTGTCTTCCACGCTGACCTTGCCGCTGCAAGCGGGAATCGGGCCATGATCAGCCATGTCCCCGCAGCCGCTGGACATCTCGACATGCTTGTCTTGAATGCCGGATGTCAGTTCTTCGCACCAATCGATCAGTTTCCGGACGCCGAATGGGAGCGTTGCGAGGCGCGATGCTGGACGGACCATTCCTGGTGA
- a CDS encoding SDR family NAD(P)-dependent oxidoreductase, with the protein MLASHGRIVMVSGASRGIGRAVADRLFNSGFTVSAGMRQPDQCTSKERFMANRYNAIEPGSAEAWVASTVSKFGRIDAVVNAAGISHRVNVSDNEEDLLDEMWQVNVKGPLRVIRAALPYLRACGQGRIVNLGSLSGKRVASNVGYAMSKFAVVALTHGIRREEREAGIRATVVCPGHVATDMTINSTDIPRGEMTQPEDLAELVETVLRLPNNAGVSELLVHCQYEPML; encoded by the coding sequence ATGTTGGCATCACACGGACGCATCGTAATGGTTTCGGGGGCATCGCGAGGTATCGGTCGCGCGGTTGCCGATCGCCTCTTCAACTCAGGTTTCACCGTCTCGGCTGGGATGCGTCAGCCAGATCAGTGCACGTCGAAAGAGCGTTTTATGGCGAACCGCTACAATGCGATCGAACCTGGGTCTGCCGAGGCTTGGGTGGCTTCAACAGTGTCTAAGTTTGGTCGCATCGATGCCGTCGTAAATGCGGCAGGCATAAGCCACAGGGTGAATGTGTCGGACAACGAAGAGGACCTCCTGGACGAAATGTGGCAGGTCAACGTAAAGGGACCTCTGCGTGTGATTCGCGCTGCGTTGCCATACCTCAGGGCGTGCGGACAAGGACGCATTGTCAATCTTGGCTCGCTTTCAGGGAAGCGCGTCGCATCAAATGTGGGTTATGCGATGAGCAAATTCGCGGTAGTAGCACTCACCCACGGTATCCGACGCGAAGAACGCGAAGCGGGCATTCGGGCGACGGTCGTCTGCCCTGGGCATGTCGCTACGGACATGACAATAAATTCGACTGACATTCCGCGCGGTGAAATGACGCAGCCTGAAGATCTCGCAGAGTTAGTAGAGACGGTCCTTCGCTTGCCGAACAATGCGGGAGTTTCGGAACTGCTTGTGCATTGCCAATACGAGCCCATGCTTTGA
- a CDS encoding aldehyde dehydrogenase family protein, with protein MCSSIEEGQIFVNNYGSAEAPFGGVKRSGLGLENGFEEVVRLALLKRVAIRNGI; from the coding sequence CTGTGCAGCAGCATTGAAGAAGGGCAGATCTTCGTAAACAATTATGGCTCGGCGGAGGCGCCGTTTGGTGGTGTCAAACGATCCGGTTTGGGTCTTGAAAATGGATTCGAGGAGGTTGTGCGGCTTGCGCTCCTGAAGAGGGTCGCAATCCGCAACGGCATCTAA
- a CDS encoding aldehyde dehydrogenase family protein produces the protein MALQSRERCRIARPTLIGGVPPTQALAQERIFGPVLVALSFRDENGRQT, from the coding sequence GTGGCCTTACAATCACGGGAAAGATGTCGCATTGCGCGACCGACTTTGATCGGGGGTGTTCCTCCCACTCAGGCTTTGGCCCAGGAGAGAATCTTCGGGCCCGTACTCGTTGCCCTGAGCTTCCGAGACGAGAACGGACGGCAAACTTAG
- a CDS encoding Xaa-Pro peptidase family protein yields MAMPKGPQAFPRTEYLRRLSAVKSEMQQRGIDVLIVTTPQNIGYLTGYTAKSAYVPQGLIVSLKDEEPTFILRRMDAPAAIYQTFLAHNQIIGYPEGLIGNLERDGFDTIVDFLLDSGVAKRRIGLEEKFLTPQTIAKFKSRLPEASIDDFSNGVSWIRLVKSDLEIAVMREAAAITDAGMRRAQEVVRPGVREADAAAEIISTLARGANGKVGTDVHHSFFLCASPRTGTCHIKWTEETFRESSQVNLEFTGVRHGYVSPLMRTLSIGKPSDRLRRIHEGEVAALEAALLTVKPGATCADVATAFKNTLRKHGFEKESRCGYAIGLDWLEPTASLKEDDRTILQPNMTFHLMLGNWIDEDFGYSLSETIRVTKGGVETFSKLPRELFEIHP; encoded by the coding sequence ATGGCAATGCCAAAAGGCCCGCAAGCATTTCCTCGGACTGAATATCTGCGAAGACTCTCAGCAGTAAAATCTGAAATGCAGCAGCGCGGAATCGATGTTCTGATCGTAACGACACCCCAAAACATTGGTTATCTCACGGGTTACACCGCCAAGTCCGCTTATGTACCTCAAGGTCTAATCGTTTCGTTGAAAGACGAAGAGCCGACTTTCATCCTGAGACGCATGGATGCGCCGGCTGCAATCTATCAAACGTTTTTGGCCCATAATCAAATTATTGGTTATCCGGAAGGATTAATCGGAAACCTGGAGAGGGACGGCTTTGATACAATTGTTGACTTCCTTCTCGACAGTGGTGTTGCAAAGAGGCGGATTGGTCTCGAGGAAAAGTTTCTAACCCCACAAACAATTGCCAAATTCAAATCTCGGCTTCCTGAAGCGTCGATTGATGACTTCAGCAACGGGGTCTCGTGGATTCGTCTGGTAAAATCAGATTTGGAAATTGCCGTGATGCGAGAGGCCGCGGCCATTACCGATGCTGGAATGCGACGAGCGCAAGAGGTTGTACGTCCTGGGGTAAGGGAAGCGGACGCTGCTGCTGAGATCATTTCAACGTTGGCGCGCGGCGCAAACGGAAAAGTCGGCACTGATGTACATCACTCGTTCTTCTTATGCGCTTCGCCGCGAACGGGCACTTGCCACATAAAGTGGACCGAAGAGACGTTCCGGGAAAGCTCCCAGGTCAATTTGGAGTTTACTGGAGTCCGTCACGGCTACGTTTCGCCGCTCATGCGAACCTTATCGATCGGCAAGCCGTCCGATCGGCTGCGCCGTATTCATGAGGGCGAGGTCGCAGCCCTGGAGGCCGCACTGCTGACCGTTAAGCCGGGTGCTACTTGTGCGGACGTTGCAACTGCCTTCAAAAACACGCTTCGAAAGCACGGGTTCGAAAAAGAATCGCGTTGCGGGTATGCTATCGGCCTCGATTGGCTTGAGCCGACTGCAAGCCTCAAGGAAGATGATCGTACTATCTTACAACCAAACATGACGTTCCATTTGATGCTGGGGAATTGGATCGACGAAGATTTTGGGTACTCACTCAGCGAGACAATCCGAGTCACAAAAGGCGGGGTCGAAACGTTCTCGAAGTTGCCGCGCGAGCTATTCGAAATCCATCCATAG
- a CDS encoding acetate--CoA ligase family protein — protein sequence MRSSVAAAVWRRSRRTPLERKGLIVPRLSAEVQAKYRDILIPRSSVNNPIEFAGAGEERSLAVYQQCVELAMQQDKVDSVFVYGYFGGLRTDLEQGTNTYTASARALCSLVKRYAKPLVLQSIYADDPLPAFDLLRAGGIPVFRQPETAARALSSLVEAGRPFGHGGRSVFQEPGHNSAVAVQAPNVLSFPSAAELARGYGMPISPLTEVADAEAAVQEAGRTGYPVVLKLLLPGVAHKTEVGAVAANLTNEAQLRGAVERMLADTRMPGPSSERRLGIGPMVRSGVEAGWGRSATRPLGRLSWLALAGFSLSSLEM from the coding sequence TTGCGGTCATCGGTGGCGGCGGCGGTCTGGCGACGCTCACGGCGGACGCCGCTGGAACGCAAAGGTTTGATCGTGCCCAGGCTTTCTGCGGAGGTCCAGGCGAAGTATCGGGATATTTTGATCCCACGTTCTTCCGTGAACAATCCAATAGAGTTTGCGGGCGCTGGTGAGGAACGGTCCCTTGCCGTGTACCAGCAGTGCGTCGAACTGGCGATGCAACAAGATAAGGTCGATTCAGTGTTCGTGTACGGCTATTTCGGCGGGCTACGTACAGATCTCGAACAGGGCACGAATACCTATACAGCTTCTGCCCGCGCTCTCTGCAGCTTGGTCAAACGGTATGCGAAGCCACTGGTGCTACAATCCATCTATGCGGATGATCCGCTTCCTGCGTTCGACCTACTCAGGGCCGGCGGGATCCCTGTCTTTCGGCAGCCCGAGACAGCGGCACGCGCACTTTCTTCTCTCGTCGAGGCTGGGCGTCCGTTTGGCCATGGAGGGCGTTCTGTATTCCAAGAGCCCGGACATAACTCGGCAGTGGCTGTGCAGGCGCCAAATGTCCTCTCATTTCCAAGCGCGGCCGAGCTGGCACGTGGCTACGGCATGCCCATTTCACCTCTCACCGAGGTGGCAGATGCCGAAGCGGCGGTGCAGGAGGCAGGCAGGACGGGTTATCCCGTCGTGCTCAAGCTTCTGCTTCCCGGCGTAGCCCATAAAACCGAGGTCGGTGCAGTCGCGGCCAATCTTACAAATGAAGCCCAGTTGCGCGGGGCGGTGGAGCGCATGCTAGCAGACACTCGAATGCCGGGGCCCTCGAGTGAGCGCCGGCTGGGGATTGGCCCGATGGTAAGGTCTGGGGTCGAGGCGGGGTGGGGGCGCTCCGCGACCCGACCTTTGGGCCGATTGTCATGGTTGGCTCTGGCGGGATTTTCGTTGAGCTCTTTGGAGATGTAG
- a CDS encoding acetate--CoA ligase family protein has protein sequence MVGSGGIFVELFGDVAFDLAGLDEAAAERLIKRTKLAALLSGARGRDAIPLQPLCRTIVAVSDLILANPRVAEIDLNPVFIGPVGAIAADVRIVEQQADPG, from the coding sequence ATGGTTGGCTCTGGCGGGATTTTCGTTGAGCTCTTTGGAGATGTAGCATTCGATCTCGCCGGACTAGATGAAGCGGCCGCCGAACGGCTTATCAAACGCACGAAGCTGGCTGCACTTCTAAGTGGAGCTCGAGGGCGCGACGCGATCCCGCTTCAACCGCTGTGTAGGACTATCGTTGCGGTTTCGGATCTGATCCTCGCTAATCCGAGAGTTGCGGAGATCGACTTAAATCCTGTCTTCATAGGCCCAGTCGGCGCGATCGCCGCGGACGTTCGAATTGTGGAGCAACAAGCAGACCCCGGCTAA
- a CDS encoding AroM family protein, which produces MMNKHDTKAAFSQDKLWSARRKRKLQYYGAPVGMLGVERLTMDDPFDRPYPPGSSGNASTFSVPVRYRYVKGLKFATLLDLGDKESESMVVEAAKELDREGAQLITANCGFMIRYQEAVRAAVDVPVLLSPLLLIPLLEQMLPSGRTVGIITAKASALAPDFLEAAGLRTNFHRLAIAGLESAPVFSAAVMTASGDFDFSAVEAETVNAALTLLEARPDIGAFLLECSELPPFAAAVQRATGVPVFDFTSMVEFFVAGLRRKVFIGID; this is translated from the coding sequence ATGATGAACAAGCACGACACGAAAGCAGCGTTTTCTCAGGACAAGCTCTGGTCCGCCCGGCGGAAGCGCAAACTGCAGTACTACGGTGCACCGGTGGGTATGTTGGGCGTCGAGCGCCTGACCATGGATGATCCCTTCGATCGTCCCTATCCGCCCGGAAGTTCGGGCAACGCAAGTACGTTCAGCGTCCCGGTGCGCTACAGGTATGTCAAAGGGTTGAAATTCGCGACGCTTTTAGATCTTGGCGATAAAGAGTCAGAATCGATGGTTGTGGAAGCGGCGAAAGAGCTTGATCGCGAAGGCGCGCAACTGATAACTGCCAACTGCGGATTCATGATCAGATACCAGGAAGCAGTTCGGGCTGCGGTCGACGTACCCGTCCTCCTTTCACCACTTCTTCTTATCCCGCTTCTCGAGCAGATGCTTCCGTCAGGCCGAACGGTTGGTATCATTACCGCGAAAGCTTCAGCGCTCGCGCCGGATTTCTTAGAAGCGGCAGGACTTCGGACAAACTTTCACCGTCTAGCGATCGCTGGGCTGGAAAGCGCGCCGGTCTTCTCTGCAGCGGTTATGACAGCGAGTGGTGACTTTGACTTCAGCGCGGTCGAAGCCGAAACTGTCAACGCCGCCTTGACCTTACTTGAAGCACGCCCGGACATCGGCGCATTCTTGTTGGAATGTTCGGAATTGCCTCCCTTCGCAGCGGCAGTTCAGCGGGCGACCGGCGTTCCTGTCTTCGACTTTACTTCGATGGTTGAATTCTTCGTTGCTGGTCTGAGACGAAAAGTCTTTATCGGAATCGACTAA
- a CDS encoding ABC transporter substrate-binding protein, whose product MTMRKFGSSSNSGLSRRTVLQSTAGLLSVPLVGRATVAWAQEKLAGSGEVVVFSVGGPFTEGVRRNVYDPFTKATGIKVVDVVADEAEPQAMAMFRAGKIDWDVIDVQSSNYPSMNAAGMFAPIDYSLWDQESLDGVPSRSRLQCGVTRYSSGVVVGYDERAFPKGGPKNWADFWDVKKFPGPRGLDTTNVRYNFVFALLADGVARKDVWPLTDDKLDRAFKKLDEIRPHISKWWTAGGEAPQLLINREYVMTSIFDGRAISAIRQGAPIKFSWVDAYVNYSPISAIMKNGPNTANAQKYIAFMNRAQIAAGFTQGTGYPSPNTNQLKYLPADLIPLLSVNPENSSKIVVQDSEWLAVKRSDGKTNLEHLRERWLAWRAK is encoded by the coding sequence ATGACCATGCGGAAATTCGGCAGCAGTTCAAATTCCGGCCTGAGCCGGCGAACGGTACTGCAATCAACGGCAGGCTTATTGAGCGTACCGCTTGTAGGTAGGGCCACGGTTGCTTGGGCTCAGGAAAAGCTCGCCGGCAGCGGCGAAGTCGTCGTCTTTAGCGTTGGGGGGCCTTTTACAGAAGGCGTTCGGCGAAATGTCTACGACCCGTTCACCAAGGCGACAGGAATCAAAGTCGTAGATGTGGTGGCTGACGAGGCTGAACCACAGGCGATGGCAATGTTCCGCGCCGGCAAAATCGATTGGGACGTCATTGATGTGCAATCGTCGAACTATCCATCCATGAATGCAGCCGGGATGTTCGCGCCGATCGATTACAGTCTGTGGGACCAAGAATCCCTGGATGGCGTTCCGTCTCGGTCTCGCCTTCAATGCGGAGTGACGCGATACTCCTCCGGAGTTGTAGTCGGGTATGATGAGCGCGCGTTTCCAAAGGGCGGCCCAAAAAACTGGGCGGATTTCTGGGATGTCAAGAAGTTTCCGGGACCACGGGGGCTCGATACCACCAACGTAAGGTATAACTTCGTGTTCGCTCTCCTGGCCGACGGAGTAGCACGCAAGGATGTCTGGCCGCTGACCGATGACAAGCTCGATCGCGCATTTAAGAAGCTTGATGAGATCAGGCCGCACATCTCAAAGTGGTGGACTGCCGGCGGAGAAGCGCCTCAACTTCTGATAAATCGTGAATACGTGATGACCAGCATCTTCGATGGCCGCGCAATCAGCGCGATCCGCCAAGGCGCTCCGATTAAATTTTCCTGGGTAGATGCATACGTCAACTACAGCCCCATTTCAGCGATTATGAAAAACGGACCCAATACAGCAAATGCGCAAAAGTACATTGCGTTCATGAACCGCGCGCAGATTGCGGCCGGTTTTACGCAGGGAACGGGATATCCGTCCCCGAACACAAATCAGCTCAAATATCTACCGGCCGATTTGATCCCGCTACTGAGTGTAAATCCAGAGAACTCTTCAAAAATCGTCGTCCAGGACTCCGAGTGGCTCGCGGTGAAACGCTCCGACGGTAAGACCAACCTTGAGCACCTACGAGAGCGTTGGCTCGCGTGGCGCGCGAAATAG